One window of Spirulina subsalsa PCC 9445 genomic DNA carries:
- a CDS encoding oligosaccharide flippase family protein, with translation MSINPPMTLKRNLIANYIGQGWVALMGLAFIPQYIKYLGIEAYGLIGLFAVLQAWLGLLDMGMTPTLGREMARFTGGGHSNESIRDLLRSIEMIALGIALLIAGSIAIGAHWIASSWLKAEAIPVDVVAQAFTIMGFVTALRFAEGIYRSAIIGLQRQVLFNVVNSIMATLRGLGSVGILIWVSPTIKAFFLWQAVVSVVTLMILAITTYSSLPRGVRRGHFSIDSLQSVWRFAGGMVTGTLTGLLLSATDKILISRYLPLSDLGYYSLANTVIGILGVMLGPVNQAVFPRFAELIAKNKKSELELIFLKSSQMVSVFLGTIAIILIFQGKNIIFIWSGDEKLASMTGLIVSILASGILISSPTWMLYQLQIAYGKPSIGVYINIANIIFTLPILLVVTSNFGLIGTALVTVLSSLISLVLHIFLSLTLNKYFKVSFYDWGLKSIVKPILLVFLLNLVCFLIWPNSISNKYINLMSILFLSFASFWVSFASAKLLRDSIVNHFMILKFFR, from the coding sequence GTGTCCATTAATCCACCAATGACACTGAAACGGAATCTCATTGCTAACTATATTGGACAAGGTTGGGTCGCGCTGATGGGGCTGGCCTTCATTCCCCAGTACATTAAGTACCTGGGGATTGAAGCTTATGGATTGATTGGTCTGTTTGCTGTGCTACAGGCTTGGCTAGGTTTGTTAGATATGGGGATGACACCTACTCTTGGCCGTGAGATGGCTCGCTTTACTGGTGGTGGTCACAGTAATGAGTCAATTCGCGACTTACTGCGGAGCATTGAGATGATCGCATTAGGCATTGCCCTATTAATCGCCGGAAGCATTGCCATAGGAGCGCACTGGATTGCTAGTTCTTGGCTTAAAGCCGAAGCTATCCCAGTAGATGTTGTCGCCCAAGCCTTTACCATCATGGGGTTTGTTACTGCGTTGCGTTTCGCCGAGGGCATTTACCGTAGCGCTATTATCGGTCTACAGCGACAGGTGCTGTTTAATGTTGTAAACAGCATCATGGCAACCTTACGCGGTCTGGGGTCTGTGGGGATTCTGATATGGGTGTCACCTACCATCAAAGCATTCTTTCTTTGGCAAGCGGTGGTTTCGGTCGTCACGCTTATGATTTTGGCAATTACAACCTACAGCAGTTTACCTAGGGGGGTTCGGAGAGGGCATTTCTCGATTGATTCTCTACAATCCGTGTGGCGGTTTGCAGGGGGAATGGTAACTGGAACCTTGACAGGGTTACTGCTAAGTGCAACAGATAAAATATTGATTAGCAGATATCTCCCATTAAGCGATTTAGGGTATTACTCCTTAGCGAACACAGTGATTGGGATACTAGGAGTCATGTTAGGACCGGTCAATCAAGCCGTCTTTCCACGCTTTGCAGAACTTATAGCAAAAAATAAAAAGAGTGAATTAGAACTCATATTTTTAAAATCATCACAGATGGTATCCGTTTTTTTAGGAACAATAGCAATCATTTTGATATTCCAAGGGAAGAATATTATCTTCATTTGGTCTGGTGATGAAAAACTTGCAAGCATGACTGGTCTAATAGTTTCCATACTAGCATCAGGTATCCTAATATCCAGTCCTACATGGATGCTTTACCAATTGCAGATTGCTTACGGAAAACCCAGTATTGGTGTCTACATTAATATAGCTAATATCATTTTTACTTTACCGATATTACTGGTAGTTACTTCAAATTTTGGCTTGATTGGCACTGCACTTGTTACAGTTTTATCTTCATTAATTAGCCTCGTTTTACACATATTTTTGAGTTTGACATTGAATAAATATTTTAAAGTCTCTTTTTATGATTGGGGATTGAAATCAATTGTAAAGCCAATTCTGCTAGTATTTTTATTAAACCTTGTTTGTTTTTTGATATGGCCAAATTCAATCAGTAATAAATATATTAATTTAATGAGCATTCTATTTCTTTCATTTGCTAGTTTTTGGGTAAGTTTTGCTTCTGCAAAATTGCTGAGAGATTCAATTGTGAATCACTTTATGATTCTAAAATTTTTTAGATAA